A region from the Aphis gossypii isolate Hap1 chromosome 1, ASM2018417v2, whole genome shotgun sequence genome encodes:
- the LOC114126128 gene encoding cuticle protein 19-like — translation MNIQIIVFVACLSSAMSQYVVPAYPAYHVAPAKAYVPVAPVNEPTPYSFVYSVNDPSTYDVKSQAESSDGNGNVKGFYSLLEADGSTRTVEYTADDYTGFNAVVKKEGGYASDVTYKPTAAPYKPY, via the exons ATGAATATCCAG attatcgTTTTCGTCGCATGCTTGTCATCCGCCATGTCACAATACGTCGTTCCGGCATATCCCGCTTACCACGTGGCACCGGCAAAGGCTTACGTTCCAGTTGCACCCGTCAACGAACCGACGCCGTACAGCTTTGTGTACAGCGTAAACGACCCGAGCACTTACGACGTCAAGAGTCAGGCCGAGTCCAGCGACGGCAACGGTAACGTAAAAGGCTTTTACAGCCTCTTGGAAGCCGACGGTTCTACGCGCACCGTCGAGTACACCGCGGACGACTACACCGGATTCAATGCCGTCGTCAAAAAGGAAGGCGGATACGCTTCCGACGTCACTTATAAACCTACAGCAGCTCCCTACAAGCCGTACTGA
- the LOC126550047 gene encoding cuticle protein 7-like, with translation MAAKMIIFAACVATTLAQYAAPAYPAPAYSAPKAYAPEPTYAPKPYSFEYSVNDPHTYDVHSQSEYSDGYGNVKGTYSLLEADGSTRVVDYTADSYGFNAEVKKIEGGYKAPYSAPAPYSAPAYKSAPAYKPAYSAPAYSAPAYSAPAYSAPAYAAPAYPAPAYSAPAYKPAPYKAY, from the exons ATGGCCGCTAAG atgatCATATTCGCTGCCTGTGTGGCCACCACACTCGCCCAATACGCCGCCCCAGCTTACCCAGCACCCGCTTACTCAGCACCAAAGGCTTACGCCCCGGAACCCACATACGCCCCGAAACCATACAGCTTCGAATACAGCGTAAACGACCCACACACCTACGACGTGCACAGCCAATCTGAATACAGCGACGGATACGGCAACGTCAAAGGAACTTACAGCCTTTTGGAAGCCGACGGTTCAACCCGCGTCGTCGACTACACCGCTGACTCCTACGGTTTCAACGCTGAAGTCAAGAAAATCGAAGGTGGATACAAAGCCCCATACAGCGCCCCAGCCCCATACAGCGCCCCAGCCTACAAATCCGCCCCAGCCTACAAGCCTGCTTACTCTGCACCAGCTTACTCTGCACCAGCCTACTCTGCACCAGCCTACTCTGCACCAGCCTACGCTGCACCAGCTTACCCAGCACCAGCATACTCTGCACCGGCCTACAAACCAGCCCCATACAAGGCATACTAA
- the LOC114126120 gene encoding cuticle protein 7-like: MAAKMIIFAACVASALAQYSAPAYKPAYSAPAYSAPKAYAPEPTYPPTPYNFEYSVNDPHTYDVHSQSEYSDGYGNVKGTYSLLEADGSTRVVDYTADSYGFNAEVKKINGGYKAPYSAPAYKPAYSAPTYAAPAYSAPAYSAPAYKPAPYKTY, translated from the exons atggcCGCcaag ATGATCATATTCGCCGCATGTGTGGCTTCCGCTCTCGCTCAATACTCCGCTCCAGCTTACAAGCCAGCGTACTCAGCGCCCGCTTACTCAGCACCAAAGGCTTACGCTCCAGAACCCACATACCCACCCACCCCGTATAACTTTGAATACAGCGTAAACGACCCACACACCTACGACGTGCACAGCCAATCCGAATACAGCGACGGATACGGCAACGTTAAAGGAACTTACAGCCTTTTGGAAGCCGACGGTTCCACCCGCGTCGTCGACTACACCGCTGACTCCTACGGTTTCAACGCTGAAGTTAAGAAAATCAATGGAGGTTACAAGGCCCCATACAGTGCACCGGCCTACAAGCCAGCTTATTCTGCACCCACATACGCTGCACCAGCTTACTCAGCACCCGCATACTCTGCACCAGCCTACAAACCAGCCCCATACAAGACATATTAA
- the LOC114126108 gene encoding cuticle protein 7-like isoform X1, producing MSLVSIITSSFLYTVIQYFDKTTKKSTKMAAKFIILAACVATALAQYSAPAYKPAYSAPAYSAPKAYAPEPAYAPAPYSFEYSVNDPHTYDVKSQSEYADGNGYVKGSYSLLEADGSTRTVEYTADDYNGFNAVVKNSAPAAYKPAYSAPAYAAPAYPAPAYPAPAYSAPAYKPAYKPAY from the exons ATGTCTTTGGTCTCCATAATCACCAGTTCATTTCTGTACACAGTCATTCAATACTTTgacaaaacaacaaaaaaatcaactaaaaTGGCCGCTAAG TTCATCATCCTCGCCGCTTGCGTGGCTACCGCCCTTGCTCAATACTCTGCCCCAGCTTACAAGCCAGCGTACTCAGCGCCCGCTTACTCAGCACCAAAGGCTTACGCCCCAGAGCCCGCATACGCCCCAGCCCCATACAGCTTCGAATACAGCGTAAACGACCCACACACCTACGACGTCAAGAGCCAATCTGAATACGCCGACGGCAACGGTTACGTCAAAGGATCCTACAGCCTTTTGGAAGCCGACGGTTCCACCCGCACTGTCGAATACACCGCTGACGACTACAACGGTTTCAACGCCGTCGTCAAGAACTCCGCCCCAGCTGCCTACAAGCCAGCTTACTCCGCACCAGCCTACGCTGCCCCAGCTTACCCAGCACCAGCTTACCCAGCACCAGCCTACTCCGCACCGGCCTACAAGCCAGCATACAAACCAgcatactaa
- the LOC114126108 gene encoding cuticle protein 7-like isoform X2 yields MSLVSIITSSFLYTVIQYFDKTTKKSTKMAAKFIILAACVATALAQYSAPAYKPAYSAPAYSAPKAYPPEPAYAPAPYSFEYSVNDPHTYDVKSQSEYADGNGYVKGSYSLLEADGSTRTVEYTADDYNGFNAVVKNSAPAAYKPAYSAPAYAAPAYPAPAYPAPAYSAPAYKPAYKPAY; encoded by the exons ATGTCTTTGGTCTCCATAATCACCAGTTCATTTCTGTACACAGTCATTCAATACTTTgacaaaacaacaaaaaaatcaactaaaaTGGCCGCTAAG TTCATCATCCTCGCCGCTTGCGTGGCTACCGCCCTTGCTCAATACTCTGCCCCAGCTTACAAGCCAGCGTACTCAGCGCCAGCTTACTCAGCACCAAAGGCTTACCCCCCAGAGCCCGCATACGCCCCAGCCCCATACAGCTTCGAATACAGCGTAAACGACCCACACACCTACGACGTCAAGAGCCAATCTGAATACGCCGACGGCAACGGTTACGTCAAAGGATCCTACAGCCTTTTGGAAGCCGACGGTTCCACCCGTACTGTCGAATACACCGCTGATGACTACAACGGTTTCAACGCCGTCGTCAAGAACTCCGCCCCAGCTGCCTACAAGCCAGCTTACTCCGCACCAGCCTACGCTGCCCCAGCTTACCCAGCACCAGCTTACCCAGCACCAGCCTACTCCGCACCGGCCTACAAGCCAGCATACAAACCAgcatactaa
- the LOC114126122 gene encoding cuticle protein 7-like gives MAAKLIIFTVCVASALAQYVPAYRPVYSVPAYSAPRAYTPEPAYAPAPYNFEYNVNDPTTYDVKSQSESSDGNGNVKGSYSLLEADGSTRVVEYTADDNNGFNAVVKKIEGGYKAPYSGPAPAYKSIPAYKPAYAGSWRNMKLWDLLP, from the exons atggcCGCTAAG TTGATCATCTTTACCGTTTGCGTGGCCTCTGCCCTCGCTCAATATGTCCCCGCTTACAGACCAGTGTACTCGGTGCCCGCTTACTCGGCCCCAAGAGCTTATACCCCTGAGCCTGCATACGCTCCAGCTCCATACAACTTCGAATACAACGTAAACGACCCAACCACATACGACGTCAAGAGCCAATCCGAATCAAGCGACGGCAACGGCAACGTCAAAGGATCATACAGCCTTTTGGAAGCCGATGGTTCCACCCGCGTCGTTGAATATACAGCCGATGACAACAATGGTTTTAACGCAGTTGTCAAGAAAATCGAAGGAGGATACAAGGCTCCATACAGCGGCCCAGCTCCAGCCTACAAATCCATCCCAGCCTACAAGCCAGCTTATGCAGGAAGTTGGCGTAACATGAAACTTTGGGACCTCCttccgtaa
- the LOC114126129 gene encoding cuticle protein 8-like: MITKVLIIVACGSLAFAQYAAPRAYVLEPKYAPIPYSFQYNVNDPTTYDVKSQSESSDGNGNVKGSYSLLEADGSTRVVEYTADDNNGFNAVVKKIEGGYKAPYSGPAPAYKPAYAGSWRNMKLWDLLP; encoded by the exons atgataactaaG gtaCTCATCATTGTCGCCTGCGGGTCTCTCGCGTTCGCCCAATATGCAGCACCCAGAGCTTACGTTTTGGAGCCCAAGTACGCACCAATTCCATACAGCTTCCAATACAACGTAAACGACCCAACCACATACGACGTCAAGAGCCAATCCGAATCAAGCGATGGCAACGGCAACGTCAAAGGATCATACAGCCTTTTGGAAGCCGATGGTTCCACCCGCGTCGTTGAATATACAGCCGATGACAACAATGGTTTTAACGCAGTCGTTAAAAAAATCGAAGGAGGATACAAAGCCCCATACAGTGGCCCGGCCCCAGCTTACAAGCCAGCTTACGCAGGAAGTTGGCGTAACATGAAACTTTGGGACCTCCTCccgtaa
- the LOC114126127 gene encoding cuticle protein 19-like, whose amino-acid sequence MVVKLIVFAALFGHLALAYPPAIVEHNAYEHHDDDHYVHAPTPYHFDYAVNDPHTHDVKSHHESNDGHGNVKGSYSLLEADGSTRVVEYTADAKHGFNAEVKKIEGPAHHHYDATSYYEPIHRPYKPLSHFHSY is encoded by the exons ATGGTTGTTAAG TTGATCGTGTTCGCCGCTCTGTTCGGGCACTTAGCCCTGGCCTATCCACCTGCGATCGTCGAACACAACGCTTATGAACACCACGACGACGACCACTACGTCCACGCACCCACCCCGTACCATTTCGATTACGCCGTGAACGACCCGCACACCCACGACGTCAAGAGCCATCACGAGTCGAATGACGGCCACGGCAACGTCAAAGGATCTTACAGCCTTTTGGAAGCCGACGGTTCTACCAGAGTGGTCGAGTACACTGCCGACGCCAAACACGGTTTCAACGCCGAAGTGAAGAAAATTGAAGGGCCCGCTCATCATCACTACGACGCAACAAGCTATTACGAGCCAATTCACCGTCCGTATAAACCGTTGTCACACTTTCACTCGTACTGA